Part of the Babylonia areolata isolate BAREFJ2019XMU chromosome 4, ASM4173473v1, whole genome shotgun sequence genome, CACCTAAATCACAGTTACTGTGTCTCATTTCCTCAGTAGGCTTCTCAACTTCCGATGACAGTTCTCTATATTGGCAGTAGTGTGGCCCTTCCTCGTAATGCAAACCACCTTCTTGCCCACTCCATCCAGAGTATGGAGAACATAACTGATAGTCCAGAACAGAACCTGCCCATTGGTTGCTGCGTCGGTCAAAGTTATCTTGCTGAAAATGACCTCCAGAGTAGCCATCAACGTTGGCCAAACCGTTGAAATCACCACTGTCATAGTGGTCATACTCTTCAGAGCCCATGCCGTTACTCATTACAAAGTCTGCTTGCCAGTAAGGGGTGTTCATCATATCAACACCACCGTACCAACCCCCGTACCCAGAATGGTAAAACGTGTCTGAAAAATTGCCCATGGTGGTTGTTTCAAACAGAGGCACCATGGATGCAGATGACCCGTCAGAATTTGAATCCTGTAAAGCACCTGGAGACAAATAAGATGCTGGGTGCGTGTTGGAAGCCGACGCGGCCATCTGGTGAGGAGTGGGAGGCTGGTGGTGGGAAGAATTGGGATGGCTGGACACCACAGGCGCCTGTCGGTATGGATGAGTCACATCAACGTGCAGGTCCACAGTGTTGTCAGCCACTGTCGCAGTGGCAGTGACCGTGGCCACGTGAGACACGTAGGCATGTGACATTATGTGATTACACCCACTTCCATCCAGCAACCTTCAGCCCTCCCCCCAAATAACCGCGCAGCTGGTGCGCAGTTTTAAAAGTCTCCCCAAAAGACCGCGCAAACGATGCGCAGTTTTACAGATTTTATCACAAAATAAAAGATTGTGGCTAGGTCCACTTTCACCCGATATGCCTTGTGTGCTTTACCGACAAAACAACGTTCAGCTGGGACAGTAAAGGAAGTTATTTCACAGAATGAAAGGATCTGAAATCtactgtttcattttcatttttccccATTGTGCAAGAAATCCCTGTCTGAAACGAAAAACAATGATCTGAAGCCATTGAATGGGACTGACAGAGCTGGAGTCGGGTGCCGGGGTGTGGGAGACGTGCTGGGGGTGGTCAAGCCATGCATGTTCCAACCTCGGCACTTAGAAGAACATCTTAGCTGAAAATTCATGAGTGTCAGGTTGCTTTTTTCCCCAACAAATCTTGTATCTCATCATTAAgaaaaatagttttaaaaaatgttttcagACCACCCTGAAGTGTGTTTGAACTAAAACTAAACATTTCTTACCGTCCCATAGTTTGCACTGTCTACAGTTATGTAATGGGCTGAAAATTCGCAACCTGTCCAGCTCTTTCTTTGTGAGTTTCGATTCCAGCAGCTATGCACTGGCGATTGTTCAGACGATTCTGCATGAGGGCATCCTGTCCCCTTCCTCTGCCGTTCCTGAAAGcacaacagagatagagagagtactcgaactcgaactcgaatgttttattAGATGAAAGGTTTAAGTCTAAAGTTTCTTTGCACCATACTTTACGAAAAGGCAGCTTGAGGGAAAACATAATGAAATgaggaagacaaaaacaaactgagaagaagaagaaaaggagagaggaggaggtggggtgggaagagggggcgAGTAATAAACAAAAAGACATACATGCAGCCACggtgagataaacagacagacagacagaaaatcagagcgacagacaaacacacagacagacagacacatggtggCTGACAAGAAAACGCCAGCTCTAAATGAGCAAAGTGTTGGCCCACCAGAAGATGCTCTTCTCACATCAAGTGCCTGCGTGTGAAGATCTACCcagtagaaaaaaaatatttgaacaacaacagcaaaaacaaaagcaacagcagcgtaacccccatcccaacctccaccaccaaaTTTGCTGTCACTGAGACGGTGTTGCAAAAGCCATAATCTCTCTGGCATCTGCTACTGTAAACATAGGCTTCTGGATATGGATCAATACATCGATAGGAACCACTTCTGGGAGAAATATGTCGATGTCTGGggcaaagcaaacaacaacaacaacaataaccaaaacacacacacacacacacacacacacacacacacagatacacaaacacgcacgcgcacgcacgcatgcacacacacacacacacacacacacacacacacacacgcgcgcgcgcgcgcgcgcgcgcgcaaacataaaagaacaagaggaaacaaacagaaaactagGGCCGccagagcaaacaacaacaacaacaacaacacacacacacacacacacacacacacacacacacacacagacacgcacgcacgcatgcacgcacactcacgcactgacacacgcgcgcgcgcgcgcaaacataaaaaaacaagaggaaacaaacagaaaacgctACATTACAACATTGAAACAGTCATACATTAGCTATGATTGTcatcactgaagatgatttcagttcagggatgtgagtcatatatatatatatcgcaagttggtatatgatcggctgttatgtgagcaccacagatgcaagaaacattactgacatattctgtcttaaaacaattcattttccatctgcagattagagaaatgatttgcctcttatgaaaatcattatggtaatgttttcccactGATGAagccatacattttctgtatattcttatgaaactccgagttaccggtgtgtttttcttcaagccgaaattttgaccattggactttttctaccatggtgtaacattcctgtagtgaaagcgaaatatttaaatctaactccttcatggaacttctagctccttttttagacGGCAAAAATCATCAACTCTTTCAtgatagtaaaaaccgcaatgagaaggaatccagcaaaggTTATGTAAGAACCTCtttgtaagagttcgtgaatcaaatcagtggttgatttcaataatgagttcatacctaaccgtttcttttatcacatccctgaactgaaatcatcttcagtgttgacgatcttcagcagtccattgctaatgtatgactttttcaactccttgttaaatagtccacttggttcactgttatagttgttagttttttttattagaaatatgttatattgttatgcttttctttctttctttctcttttttaaacaaaactaaactcaatcattttctatatgtaacacacacacacacacacacacacacacacacacacacacacacacacacacacacacacacacacacacacacacacacacacacacacacacacacacacacatcttgctgaacgacttaccccaacatttatcaaaagacgtgatcctagtgcaatacgcatatgatatatgtatgtggatgaatgtaactatgaacagaaatacatcaaaaagggcattaaactatatcaagaaaacatgccaaagagaaatagataaattaaataaGTATATTAtcgacaatggtcttacattatcagcagaaaaaactcatgctttttaacaatggtaataatccagaagagttaccaacatttaaaattgaaaatgagcccattcagtacagagatatgatagaatttttaggcttaatgcttacttcaaaactagcttggaatgcccgtattgaatatataataacaaaagcaagaaaatgtttaaacttgctcaaagttataagtaaacagtactggggacaagacacaacgatattgaaacatttatcatcatcacttattcgatccaaactatcgtatggacaagaagtctttttcaatgcttcaaagtatttgttaaagaaacttcaaagcattgactgtaaagcatatagacttgcccttggcgtacctttccacgccgcagcatcaaccctcggaacatataaagaaataggaaaattacctttggatgaataccgaaacctggcatgtgctaaatacgtattgagaagctcaacaactgaaaattttacatcggaggaagtaagaattacatcaGAAATcaacttcccaaaaagagctaaaacgatatcttatctaacaccaattggcacgtttgtgtcaaaccttttccaaaagtccgaaattaatccagattatgtagacacgcagaaaacagtaagtccatgccccatttgggagatgagtaaagcacagtttgatgtcaatcatactgacactgcaaaaaaagaaaatccaaatatcatggcaacagaagtccgattacaccttcagaatagactgataccgtgaccacttacatatttacacagacggctcactcctagacaatggccaagcaggttcagctttcgttatacccaaactgaaaactgaacgatcataccatattagtaaagatcggtcaatattcacagctgaacttatcgctgttcttatggctttaaattatattcttgatcttccagtttgccttctacaagtcttattttgtgttgattcaaaatctgtattatatgctttaaactcatcagatagtaagaacaaatccaaaatgataatagaaataagtcacattgtacatctatTGAATCTGAGAggaacacatgtaactttttgttgggttccttctcaccttgatctcctatataatgaatgggctgacagggctgcaagaaaaggtgcaaaacaccaacagggaactacagacctttatgtgcctttgtctgtacaagaggggtacccggcttactagaaaaagcatcacagtggagcaaagtcagggaagtataccagcaaaatggcaaagttttaaataaaagtatacgaaataatattcaacaaccggaatctatcaatcaatcaaatacattcagtaatttattcagattaaagcaaattcaggcattatcaaacaggataaagctgaactgacgcttttataacaaagttcagcagagatgttaaatgcatatgtggagaatctatttctagcaaacacatactctttgaatgtcagagtctgaaatcgttttcaagttaccaaacttctcggaaaattcttttcgGAAtgcatttttgacaatttcaagactGTGTTATCTGCTATCagtgcagaaggtttgctgcatagtccaattggacatttgttatagttgttacagttgtttgatgttagcctTTCCTTCTATGTTGTGCCTATGTCTagccttttaatgttttattttttccaatgctctgacggtatctttccccaccacacacaccgtgacaaacatgcgcacacccacggtgacacgcacacacacacacacacacacacacacacacacacacaccattcttcaccctctgcccaataccgtcccccccaccacgccccgccctcctccccccccccccccactgcccccccccccccccccaccccaacccccacctctctaatatcactaaatgtggaagacgttgaactgaagactactactactactagtacacacacacacacacacacatacacacatacgcgcacgcgcacgcgcgcgcgcacacacacacacactttcacttactcgcatgcgtacacagtaatttccccgccccctccacccactcgatttttttccaaccctcgtctaatatcactttcagtgagAAGACtgacaaactaaagaacgaacacagagtTTCCCGAAGAGCTATTGTGGATCCCAAGATCGAAGTAACTCTTGTGCCAAAGAAACCGAAAAAGGTTTCAGCGATGGCGTCGGTAGAACAAAGCACAGAGATGGAAAAATCATCTGACTCCGCTCCGTTGTCCCATTCTGCTTCTCAGAATTCGGTAAGTCGATCTTTTGTACAATGGTtgttagaaggagaagaagcaagtCTGTTGATTAAGTTCAGAACACGATACGTACAATTTTTTCGATGTAGATATCGTAAAATCGAAAGCCGGGTTTTATGTGTCTGATATACTGCACACGCCGATTTGGTCAGTGAAGGAGTCTTTCAAATCAATGGTATTTGGTatcagaagacaaaaaaagacaagttaCTACATTTACAAAATGCAAAATTGAAGTAGTGTACACATGGATTTTGCGTTTCAGTGTTAACGACAGATTCCACCCTATGCATTCCTCAGCAAAAATTGGCTGGAGCCCATGTTAATTTTCTAACCGTTTGGCTTCGCTGCGTTTGCAGGCGGTTTCGCTTTCAGTTTTGAGATCTCTCAGTCTCACCACTTCCTctgaccctccccccttccatggCAGGAGTTTGAGTCCCATAAGCTTACAACATCAATACCTATACCGTTGCCAAACACACACTGCTGGCAATGTTATTGATATTTGTTATTCGATTGAACCAGTCATTTCAGTTGCACGAGGATAATGGATGGCCATTATTACTGCGGAAGTACAGCTACAAGGATGGGGTAGTCCcgcaaggcctgaccagtgcattgggttacgcaAAGATTTAGGCTTCTGCCCCATTTTCCAAAGTGATttttttacaacttttttttttctttcttttcctgttcatttttttctcagcagatttggtgtagcattCATATTGATCACTTTGCATCTTTtggcaccttgaaactgaaactgcactgtACAAGAATAGTTCTGTTTATATTGTGTTATAGTTTGCCGGCAGTGTCACCTGCACCACCCACACTGTGTCACCattccctctccatcccttcaccttccttttcttttctccctccctgttccGTCCAGTCCAAAGTCCAGCCTTTGAGGTCGCACTGACATTGTCCCAAACCCCTACTCTccttcccctacccaccccagTCCTCCTCCTTGCCAGTCACAGAGCCCAGCTGTGTTTGCTGTATGGTGTAACTAGTTTGCCAGCCCGGCAACTTATGCTAATGCGAGAACATTTCCCATATAGAGGTCAGTCTCTTAAGGTGGCCCAACTTCCCCTTCCCTCTGTTTCCTTTCTCGGGATTCACGCTTTGTTATCTACCCGCTAAGTGAGGGAAATACCGGCATATATCTTttgagtctctccccccccccccccaaacccccctcccttctgttcCGTTACagatattttgttctgatttctgGCATAAATGATATTGCAGTGATATGTCAGTGTATTGTCAgttgttgactgactgtggaagCAATGCAAACGTTGAGAGATGAGAAGCTATGGAGATGGTATGTGTATAGCAGGTGTGTCTAGTATTTTGGTTTTGCTACCCATAATGTAGGTTTtaatgtatttttgatgtattacttacttgttttatATAGTACGTGGTGTCGGTTGAATGTGAAATGAACAGATCAACAGGttaacactgtgtcagtgtgtgttgaggatttttggtttaaacattttttaatatcaagaaataGGGTGCAGTACAGCCttcaattaataagacttgagcaacaacaagcatgggCTTATAGAggatttttcgtgtgtgtgcacatggggttaacagcaagtgttgtggaacatacgtttgacttgttggtagttgtgatatgtaggagttgtgctatgtgtcagtggtttactttgttctgACTAAGTGGGTAAGCACATTGTGATGTGATTAATGAGTGAGTAAACagtgagagcactgagggtcagtgttatgttgttgcacatagtttgttgtttaccagagatatgttggaagtaatgatttccatacatgtacttgtgtcagtggggcACTTTGTGAAAGCTTGTATATGATATGATAAGAGTTACATTACAATAAAATTTAGTATTTGAACATTTTAACACACTGACTTTAAAATCATTGAATACTCTTGAAGCATGCATGTCTTTGATTTTGAAGAATGGTATTGTTCTGTTacgttttttgttattttattttgaataatTGAATACTCTTCAGGTATGTATGTCTTTGAAGACTGATATTGTTCTATGATATTTATTGTAATTCTGTCATTAGTAAAAGTATCTGTATCttgttgtgtgtgtagctgaTGGAGGCGGGCCAAGCCCAGAGCCACATGCACGATGTGCGTGTGCCAGAGTTGGTGTATAACATTGACGAAGAGACCAGGATGGgaccagaaaacaacaacgacggtGTCAATACCCTTAGCACAGAGAGTCCTGCTAAGGAACGGGAAGGTAAGAGTCAAAAAGACGTTTTATTGACTGCAATTGAGAGTTAAACTGAAAGGATGAACAGATCTGTTTGTTATGAATTTCACAATGTCTTACAcatatttgaattaaaaaaaaaatagagggttattgtttttgttgtgattatTGATATGATTTTATAAATTCATACATTACATTTCATTTTGTATCTTGGCAGGTTTTACAGTTTGGTTTATCATCACCTTCTGTTTTACAGCATTTAAAAACGAGATGCTTCAGTGATTTTAAAATGAAAATGTTTGAATAGTTGAAAGGTTTATGATCAGAAGTAAACTCCTGTGTGTTAccacttcccctttcttcctttcctctgaAATAGAGTATTTATCACTTTCTTCATCTATTTAGACATCGCTAGTTGCATGTTAACGTTCTGTCTTCAGAggtatttgtttcattttttcttttttttcaattcaaggTAAGGCAGTGGAACCCAAGGCTGCTCCTAAGGAAGAACCCCCAACAGCCAATCCTGCCGCTGTCAACACATTCTCTGCTCTGTCTTTTATTGCGTCCCAGTACGCGGAGAGTGACAATTCTTCCCCCCGTTCTTCAGACTCCCCAGCAGGGATGCAAGAGgaaggttgtggtggtgtgggtccTGAACCTCCAGAGGCCACAGGCAACAGCTCTGATGGGTTCGATACTTCTTCACTCATGTTGGCTCAGGATGCTCCAGGTGTTTCATTACACACTCAGGCCCAGCGTGATGTTGATACGCCTTCAGTCACAGCGGATCGAGGTGGTGTTGATAAATCAGTTGTTCAGGGTGATGTTGATAAATCGTCAGTTACAGCTGTTCAGGGTGGTGTTGATACAGTTCAGGGTGCTGGTGAGAAATCATCAGTCACACCGGCCCAGGGTGCTGTCGATTCATCGCTTACGCAAGCCAAGGGCAGTGTTTCATGTGAACAATTCGCTGGCGTTCAGGTAAAAGAGGAAAAAATTTGCTCAGAGAAAGTGGGTCCGTGGGGGTGATGCTGCCACACAGCCCTCAGCACCAAGTCCTCCACAAGTCAGTCAGGTAGAACTGTCAGCGTCTGAGGTAAAAGTGAGCAAAGATGGAGATGTGAAGATGGATGTTGATCAGTCTAAGCTGATTTCAGATGAACGCCTTGAAAAGAAAACAGGCTTAGACAAAGATGCCAGTGTAAACAATGATGTGATGGATGTAGACATGGAAGAAAATGTGTTGACtgatgcagatgtgaagacattgCCAAAGGAAGAAAACATTACAGAGAAGGTTGAACCTGCAGGTGAAAATGTCATAAAAGGTGTCACCAATGATGTTGTAAAGACCGTCAATGAGGATGTGAGTGATGATGTCAAAGTTCTCAGTAATAAAGATGTCAAACAAGAACTTCCTGCTGACAAAAGTGTCTTGTCTACACATCCTGAACCTATGGAAATATCAGAACCCATGGAAACCAGTGATGTGAAAGAGCAACAAAGCCATGTTGAAAATGAGATGATGTCCAAAGGCATAGACCTGACCAGTGAGAAGGAAGCTGTGGATCCCGTTCAGCTGGTCAAAGAAGGATCTGGAGAACCCAAACCAGCACCAAACACAGACTCTGTCCTTCCCACAGAAAGTAAGCAGCTTCCGGTTGTAGAGACAGTTGCATTCTCAGGTCAAAAACCACCACCAGAAAGAGAACCggcagtgtctgtgtctgaagaTTTGAAATCGGAATCCAAAGTGGCACCGACAATAGGCTCTGGCATGTGTGAAGATTCCAAACCTGAGGCCCCAGACATGGACATTGTTATGTGTGATGAACCCAAACAGGCACCCAGTACAGACAGTGCTGTGGCTGACCATCCTAAGTTGGTACGCAATGCAGAGTCAGTTGTCTCCAACATGGATTCGATCATGTCTGAAGATTCCAAGCTGGCACCAAACATGGATTCGGTCATGTCCGATGATTCCAAGCTGTTGTCCAACCTAGACTCCATGCTGAGCAGTGGACTGGATGAGTCGGAAGACACTTTCTTTGCAGTGAAAGGTCCCAGTGCTGTTGTCCCATTTGGAGAAAATGCCAACAGTAGCATGCCAATCATGGAAGGCAAATCACTGCTGGAGGGAGAGAACTCCAACTTCAGCTTTGTGGATGAGTCCTCGCAGTCCAACTCCATGGCTGAAAAACCATCACGTCCAAAGCGGGCCAGGCGAAGC contains:
- the LOC143281208 gene encoding uncharacterized protein LOC143281208, whose protein sequence is MASVEQSTEMEKSSDSAPLSHSASQNSLMEAGQAQSHMHDVRVPELVYNIDEETRMGPENNNDGVNTLSTESPAKEREGKAVEPKAAPKEEPPTANPAAVNTFSALSFIASQYAESDNSSPRSSDSPAGMQEEGCGGVGPEPPEATGNSSDGFDTSSLMLAQDAPGVSLHTQAQRDVDTPSVTADRGGVDKSVVQGDVDKSSVTAVQGGVDTVQGAGEKSSVTPAQGAVDSSLTQAKGSVSCEQFAGVQVKEEKICSEKVGPWG